In a genomic window of Methanosarcina horonobensis HB-1 = JCM 15518:
- a CDS encoding GbsR/MarR family transcriptional regulator produces MIKNPRDEFIQLIVHNSKVQGLDELTSQILAVLFIEPEEIPLEELAEKTGYSLSAVSTASKFLASIGLIKKFRKPGSKKVYLFMEKDMISIGVRILRAKYENVILPTKQVLPGIIEAYKKKEDSEETSKELEIVENYYEQLLSTEKPFKDYMENLDKVEKERKKNRKKSCSHSKENFAEEKEK; encoded by the coding sequence ATGATAAAAAACCCAAGAGACGAGTTTATTCAGTTGATAGTGCATAACTCAAAGGTTCAGGGACTCGACGAGCTCACTTCGCAGATACTCGCCGTGCTCTTTATCGAACCCGAAGAGATCCCTCTCGAAGAGCTTGCCGAAAAAACAGGGTACAGCCTCTCGGCAGTCAGTACGGCTTCAAAATTTCTGGCAAGCATCGGGCTGATCAAGAAGTTCAGAAAACCGGGCTCAAAAAAAGTGTACCTTTTCATGGAGAAGGATATGATATCCATTGGAGTCCGGATTCTCAGAGCAAAATACGAAAACGTCATCCTGCCAACGAAGCAGGTCCTTCCGGGGATCATCGAGGCCTACAAAAAAAAAGAAGATTCCGAAGAGACCTCAAAAGAGCTGGAAATTGTGGAAAACTACTACGAACAGCTCCTGAGCACAGAAAAGCCATTTAAAGATTATATGGAAAATCTGGACAAGGTGGAAAAAGAAAGGAAAAAGAACAGAAAAAAGAGTTGTTCTCATTCAAAGGAGAACTTCGCTGAGGAAAAAGAGAAGTGA
- a CDS encoding dihydrofolate reductase family protein, whose translation MIPKLVIHNSISLDGSTTGFTANLDVHYGILGSYEPDAMIVGSNTAKTGTQFFCEKIPPEEESDFKKPDIQPDDTRAYWMIADSRGILEGLMHVFRRSEYSKDVIVLVSEKTPEAYLNYLKERDYDFIQAGAERVDVKQALEIANERYGFKLVVSDSGGILNSILLEQGLVEEISLILTPEIVGKNGTNLFRGIEKSGTQLELVRNEIVEKKYVHLVYRVLKK comes from the coding sequence ATGATACCCAAACTGGTTATACACAACAGCATAAGTCTTGACGGCTCAACTACCGGTTTTACGGCAAACCTTGATGTTCACTATGGAATCCTGGGCAGTTACGAGCCCGATGCCATGATAGTCGGTTCAAACACTGCAAAGACAGGAACACAATTTTTTTGCGAAAAAATCCCTCCTGAAGAGGAATCCGATTTCAAGAAACCTGATATCCAGCCCGATGACACACGAGCATACTGGATGATTGCAGACTCCAGGGGGATTCTTGAAGGGCTTATGCATGTATTCAGGCGTTCCGAGTACAGTAAAGATGTTATTGTCCTTGTATCGGAGAAAACTCCTGAAGCTTACCTCAACTACCTGAAAGAAAGGGACTATGACTTTATTCAGGCAGGAGCCGAGCGCGTGGACGTCAAACAGGCCCTTGAAATTGCAAATGAACGATACGGTTTTAAACTTGTTGTCTCGGACAGCGGAGGAATATTGAACAGTATTTTACTCGAACAGGGACTCGTAGAGGAAATCAGCCTGATATTGACCCCGGAAATCGTGGGGAAAAATGGAACAAACCTTTTCAGGGGCATTGAGAAAAGCGGGACTCAACTGGAACTTGTAAGAAACGAAATTGTGGAAAAGAAGTATGTGCATCTGGTTTACAGGGTCTTAAAAAAGTAA
- a CDS encoding ABC transporter ATP-binding protein: MHALEFKGVSKSFAEKNVIRDISFSVEQGEIFGLLGPNGAGKTTLIRLLLDIIKPDSGEIRVFGDSLTAAGKDRIGYLPEERGLYRKTKLLDTLVYLAQLKNVPKKEAQANAEALLKSLDLYEHRGKRVEELSKGMQQKIQFLSSIIHDPELIILDEPFSGLDPVSTKTVKAKILEYRNAGRTVILSTHMMEQAQKLCDRILMLNKGQRVLYGTVAGIRKEQGKNSLLVEFAEKESLNILQEIPGIRKIIEREGSVEIFPEDGIRAQTVLQELVRRTEILRFEQALPSLNEIFIETVERVSGE, encoded by the coding sequence ATGCATGCTCTGGAATTTAAAGGCGTATCAAAGTCTTTCGCCGAAAAAAATGTTATAAGAGATATCTCTTTTTCAGTTGAGCAGGGTGAAATCTTCGGGCTGCTCGGGCCAAACGGGGCTGGAAAGACCACCCTTATAAGGCTGCTTCTTGACATTATAAAGCCGGACTCGGGAGAGATCCGGGTTTTTGGGGATTCTCTTACTGCCGCTGGAAAAGACAGGATAGGCTACCTGCCTGAAGAACGCGGGCTGTACAGGAAAACAAAGCTCCTGGATACGCTTGTGTACCTCGCCCAACTTAAAAATGTTCCTAAGAAAGAGGCTCAGGCGAACGCAGAGGCGCTTCTTAAGTCCCTGGATCTGTACGAACACAGGGGAAAAAGAGTAGAAGAGCTTTCAAAAGGAATGCAGCAAAAAATTCAGTTTCTTTCTTCTATTATCCACGACCCTGAACTTATTATTCTTGACGAACCTTTTTCCGGGCTTGATCCGGTAAGCACGAAAACCGTTAAAGCAAAAATACTTGAGTACAGGAACGCAGGCAGAACAGTTATTCTTTCCACCCACATGATGGAGCAGGCGCAAAAGCTATGTGACAGAATTCTTATGCTCAATAAAGGCCAGAGAGTACTTTACGGCACAGTTGCAGGTATAAGAAAAGAACAGGGAAAAAACTCCCTGCTTGTGGAGTTCGCAGAAAAAGAGAGTTTGAACATTCTTCAGGAAATTCCAGGCATCAGAAAGATTATAGAGCGTGAAGGATCGGTTGAGATCTTTCCTGAAGACGGAATAAGAGCACAGACAGTTCTTCAGGAGCTTGTAAGGAGAACCGAGATCCTGCGCTTTGAGCAGGCACTTCCCTCCCTGAATGAAATTTTTATTGAGACTGTGGAGCGTGTTTCTGGTGAGTAA
- a CDS encoding ABC transporter permease, whose product MSKFPEKTFIVARYEFLKTIRRKEFLFMTFAFPLFLAAIAIVPSLLATTTSAEDQRVGYIDMTGSFDFPESLTSEGFSVGPLGAKASTIEFIEYEESSEAREDMQSGKISSYLIVPEDFLETGVTELYTSGKGASVPGFELSGELSNIAIDSLLKDNVDESVLQRVKNPINLKMYNVGDNGEFSEQGIEEILTDFGLPFLTAFLLFFSIFSSSGYLLRGVAEEKENRIMEVLLSSATPTELLTGKVIGLGAVGLVQIVIWLSVIILGGGYALPVKVEPMLLFLALIYFLLGFLFFASMMAGIGAVTGSLQESQQVAGIFTFAAAFPLVFMQLILTKPDSPLAIFLSLFPFTSPVAMLSRIGTSEVPFYQIAASILILFVSIHAVIIISSRLFRVYLLMYGKRPGVKEILKSIREAGR is encoded by the coding sequence GTGAGTAAATTTCCCGAAAAAACCTTTATTGTCGCCAGGTACGAGTTTTTGAAAACCATCAGGCGTAAAGAGTTTCTTTTCATGACTTTTGCTTTTCCTCTTTTCCTTGCCGCAATTGCTATTGTTCCCTCTCTGCTTGCCACTACCACTTCTGCAGAAGACCAGAGGGTAGGTTACATTGACATGACCGGCTCCTTCGATTTCCCGGAATCTTTAACCAGTGAAGGTTTTTCTGTAGGTCCGCTTGGGGCAAAGGCTTCGACCATAGAATTTATAGAATACGAAGAGAGTTCCGAAGCCAGGGAAGATATGCAGTCCGGAAAAATCTCTTCTTATCTTATAGTCCCTGAAGATTTCCTTGAGACCGGCGTAACAGAACTCTATACTTCAGGGAAAGGAGCGTCAGTTCCGGGGTTCGAGCTATCGGGTGAACTTTCAAATATAGCAATTGATTCTCTCCTGAAAGACAACGTGGACGAGTCTGTGCTCCAGAGAGTCAAAAACCCTATCAATTTGAAGATGTATAATGTAGGGGACAACGGAGAGTTTTCAGAACAGGGCATAGAAGAGATCCTGACTGACTTTGGTCTGCCTTTCCTTACTGCTTTTCTCCTCTTTTTCAGCATTTTCTCCTCATCGGGCTATCTTCTTCGCGGAGTTGCCGAAGAGAAGGAAAACAGGATTATGGAAGTTCTTCTCTCTTCTGCTACCCCTACCGAACTTCTTACAGGCAAAGTAATCGGGCTCGGTGCAGTCGGCCTTGTGCAGATTGTCATCTGGCTCTCAGTAATCATTCTCGGGGGTGGGTATGCCCTCCCTGTAAAAGTTGAGCCCATGCTTCTTTTTCTCGCTCTTATCTATTTCCTGTTAGGTTTTCTCTTCTTTGCCAGCATGATGGCAGGGATCGGGGCAGTAACAGGTTCTCTTCAGGAGAGCCAGCAGGTTGCGGGAATTTTCACATTTGCTGCCGCGTTTCCTCTTGTTTTCATGCAGCTCATCCTCACGAAGCCCGACAGCCCTCTTGCAATTTTCCTTTCCCTTTTCCCCTTTACATCTCCCGTAGCCATGCTTTCCAGGATAGGGACATCGGAAGTGCCTTTCTACCAGATCGCAGCGAGCATATTGATCCTGTTTGTTTCTATTCACGCAGTAATCATAATTTCGAGCCGACTGTTCAGGGTTTATTTGCTCATGTATGGAAAAAGACCCGGTGTAAAAGAAATCCTGAAGAGTATCAGGGAAGCCGGAAGGTAA
- a CDS encoding PAS domain-containing protein: MAVHSLIGLPTTIRSSKKKGLRLENGKIIDRDYTGPVLEEVLRTGKTVRGVPKEGTYLGRNVVVSPIFSEDGRVIAAIGIVDLLSLLKMQEIIRTVVNNSPAVVFLWKNEEKRPSEFVSENVVQFGYTVEDFISGNFLYDDIIHSDDRNRVEEALEKRIRRGEVDFNMEYRIFTKAGDLRWVNERAFIQRNKEGEITHLQGLVLDITERKDKEEALRESFEMQKLLRTIINNSQAVAFLWENKENLPADYVSENVTQLGYTVEDFTSGKVMYGSIIHGDDIGRVKETLKRNIAEGQDSFGIEYRIFTGDGKMLWVDERVFIQRDTEGRATHLQGLVVDITERKEAQKMLEIQREIGAKLNTTWNLHAILNMVLDACLQINGIDAGGIYIKDELLDQINLIESRGISPEFKEKVSRFRAESSEAKQVWAEKPVYSMDFYSEDMAEAARTEGITAVAVIPLKYSNEIIGSLNFASHTLDRIPWNIRNFLESIALQVVSHIAPVCIQADLS; this comes from the coding sequence GTGGCAGTACATTCCCTTATCGGGCTTCCTACCACAATCCGCAGTTCAAAGAAAAAAGGGCTTCGTCTGGAAAATGGAAAAATAATTGACAGAGACTATACAGGACCGGTACTCGAAGAAGTGCTCAGGACCGGAAAGACTGTGCGTGGAGTCCCGAAGGAAGGTACATACCTCGGCAGAAATGTGGTTGTTTCTCCTATATTCTCTGAGGACGGAAGAGTTATTGCAGCAATAGGAATCGTTGATCTCCTTTCTCTCCTTAAGATGCAGGAAATAATCAGGACTGTGGTTAATAACAGCCCTGCAGTTGTTTTTTTGTGGAAAAATGAAGAAAAAAGGCCTTCGGAATTTGTTTCGGAAAATGTTGTTCAGTTCGGATATACAGTTGAGGATTTTATTTCCGGCAATTTCCTTTACGATGATATCATCCATTCTGATGACCGGAATAGGGTCGAAGAAGCGCTTGAAAAACGTATCCGAAGGGGTGAAGTCGACTTCAATATGGAGTACAGAATATTTACAAAAGCCGGAGACCTGCGCTGGGTAAATGAAAGAGCATTTATCCAGAGAAACAAAGAAGGAGAGATAACCCACTTACAGGGGCTTGTCCTCGATATAACCGAAAGGAAAGATAAGGAGGAAGCCCTCAGGGAATCTTTTGAGATGCAGAAACTGCTCAGGACTATAATAAATAATAGCCAGGCAGTGGCTTTTCTGTGGGAAAATAAAGAAAACCTGCCTGCAGATTATGTTTCTGAGAACGTAACCCAGTTAGGGTACACCGTAGAAGATTTCACATCAGGAAAAGTGATGTACGGAAGCATAATTCATGGAGACGACATAGGCAGGGTTAAAGAAACCCTTAAACGCAATATCGCTGAGGGTCAGGACTCTTTCGGAATTGAGTACAGGATTTTCACAGGAGACGGAAAAATGCTCTGGGTGGATGAGAGAGTCTTTATTCAGAGGGACACGGAAGGCAGAGCAACTCACCTACAGGGCCTTGTTGTAGACATTACCGAAAGAAAAGAAGCCCAGAAAATGCTTGAAATTCAGCGGGAAATAGGAGCTAAACTCAACACTACCTGGAATCTCCATGCCATTCTTAACATGGTACTTGATGCCTGCCTGCAGATAAACGGGATAGATGCCGGAGGGATATATATCAAGGACGAACTTCTGGATCAGATAAACCTTATTGAGTCTCGCGGAATCTCCCCGGAATTCAAAGAAAAGGTTTCCAGGTTCAGGGCAGAATCGAGTGAAGCAAAACAGGTCTGGGCTGAAAAACCCGTCTACTCAATGGATTTTTACTCAGAAGATATGGCTGAAGCGGCAAGGACAGAAGGAATTACAGCAGTTGCAGTGATCCCTCTAAAGTATAGCAACGAAATAATAGGCAGCCTGAATTTTGCATCCCATACTCTGGATAGGATTCCCTGGAATATCCGCAACTTCCTTGAAAGCATCGCCCTCCAGGTAGTAAGCCATATCGCTCCTGTCTGCATTCAGGCAGATCTTTCATAA
- a CDS encoding COG1470 family protein, which produces MSSKILKVQNKIIDKVTALLSLLLFLFVLITFICPATAAESIEIININEFNTGEFNGNKWLEENINLSANEKIELGNYVISYYRNFQENGTSFVELVTFDKKVGFKGSEKFYQLRSFSGSKEIRELEDKIIFLNSSIALNADDAGLGKLKLKVWSKKDLFSEINMSTTAPEFLLTYQDEIINIPLKISNDGCIDELICLDAGESEFYTHKFTYGDYRINKIKLSPKETKDVNIELKIDNDCTPGEHNFSVNASGRSSAVLTFPFIVEENSSKSIEKIAIQLSKLYVSGKSGSEIVVPVRIFNSGDVDLKDIGLDIKSPMENWEIDVSEKKIDLIKSKEYETVDLTIRIPSETENGDYFVDIKGVADNVKTEETKLRVNVNSRSNSAWIGILIIVLVVSGLFFVFKKYGRR; this is translated from the coding sequence ATGAGTAGTAAAATTTTGAAAGTACAAAATAAAATAATTGACAAAGTAACTGCATTGTTATCTTTACTTTTATTTCTGTTTGTACTTATTACGTTTATTTGTCCAGCTACTGCTGCCGAATCTATTGAAATTATAAACATTAATGAATTTAATACGGGTGAATTTAATGGCAATAAATGGCTTGAAGAGAACATTAACTTATCCGCAAATGAAAAAATAGAACTGGGAAATTATGTTATAAGTTATTACCGTAATTTCCAGGAAAACGGAACCAGTTTTGTTGAGCTGGTTACGTTTGATAAAAAAGTCGGTTTTAAGGGTTCTGAAAAATTTTACCAACTAAGGTCCTTTAGCGGGTCTAAGGAAATTAGAGAACTTGAAGACAAGATCATTTTTTTAAATTCGTCAATTGCCCTCAATGCCGATGATGCAGGACTTGGCAAACTCAAATTGAAAGTCTGGTCAAAAAAAGATCTTTTTTCAGAAATCAACATGTCAACAACTGCTCCTGAATTTCTACTCACATATCAGGACGAGATTATCAATATCCCTCTAAAAATCAGCAACGATGGCTGTATAGACGAGTTAATTTGCCTGGATGCAGGTGAATCGGAGTTTTATACACATAAGTTTACTTATGGAGATTACAGGATTAATAAAATAAAATTGAGTCCGAAAGAAACAAAAGATGTTAATATTGAGCTGAAAATCGATAACGATTGCACTCCGGGAGAACATAATTTTTCTGTAAATGCTTCCGGAAGGTCATCAGCTGTTCTAACTTTTCCTTTCATTGTAGAAGAGAATTCCAGCAAATCTATTGAAAAAATTGCTATTCAGTTGTCAAAGCTCTATGTTTCAGGCAAGAGCGGATCCGAGATTGTGGTACCTGTAAGGATCTTCAATTCCGGTGATGTAGACCTGAAAGATATTGGACTTGATATCAAATCGCCAATGGAGAACTGGGAAATCGATGTTTCAGAGAAAAAAATTGATCTCATAAAGTCAAAAGAATATGAAACTGTAGATTTGACAATTCGTATACCCTCTGAAACCGAAAACGGGGATTATTTTGTGGACATAAAAGGAGTGGCTGATAATGTAAAGACTGAAGAAACGAAGTTAAGAGTTAATGTAAACTCGCGATCAAACTCAGCCTGGATTGGAATACTAATTATTGTTTTAGTAGTCTCAGGCTTGTTTTTTGTGTTCAAAAAGTACGGGAGGAGATAA
- a CDS encoding ABC transporter ATP-binding protein, translated as MEKVLEIKNLTKRYGDLTAVDNVSLDIYEGDLIGLLGHNGAGKTTLLVMLAGLTMQTSGSIKVCGKSIEKNMMELKKNISFLPDNTLYYENLTAKQNLEYFSELADADKSRIPELLEIVGMSRWADKKVGEFSKGMIQRIGFAQALVKDPKVIFLDEPTSGLDPKARIEMNMLLKSLNERGVAIVVSSHVLSEIKEICSKIAIMKQGKLATYDTLENLCKHEKSNCILLETKNIEKTASILKSIKDISFFQRGTVFKITSDTDIRESLDSLLNENNVHVLTLEYEKEDMYDIFEEYYQVA; from the coding sequence ATGGAGAAAGTTCTTGAAATTAAAAATCTCACCAAGAGATATGGGGACTTGACGGCGGTGGACAACGTATCACTTGATATTTACGAAGGTGACTTGATCGGGCTTTTAGGCCATAACGGGGCAGGTAAAACAACACTTCTTGTAATGCTTGCAGGATTAACGATGCAGACTTCCGGAAGTATAAAAGTTTGTGGTAAGAGTATTGAAAAAAACATGATGGAATTAAAAAAGAATATAAGTTTTCTTCCGGACAACACTCTTTATTATGAAAATTTAACCGCAAAACAAAACCTCGAATACTTCTCTGAGCTTGCAGATGCTGATAAATCCAGAATCCCCGAACTTCTTGAAATTGTCGGTATGAGCAGGTGGGCAGATAAAAAGGTTGGTGAATTCTCGAAAGGAATGATACAGAGAATCGGTTTTGCACAAGCTCTTGTTAAAGATCCGAAGGTAATCTTTCTTGATGAGCCTACATCAGGGCTTGATCCCAAAGCTCGAATAGAGATGAATATGCTTTTAAAAAGTTTAAACGAGAGAGGAGTTGCGATAGTAGTCTCTTCTCATGTTTTGTCCGAGATTAAAGAAATCTGCTCGAAAATTGCTATTATGAAGCAGGGAAAATTAGCAACATATGACACACTCGAGAACCTTTGTAAGCATGAAAAAAGTAATTGTATACTCCTAGAGACTAAAAACATTGAAAAAACGGCATCAATTCTCAAATCCATAAAAGATATCTCATTTTTTCAAAGGGGTACTGTGTTTAAAATCACCTCCGATACAGACATCAGGGAATCTCTTGATTCCTTGCTGAATGAAAATAATGTTCATGTTCTGACTCTTGAGTACGAGAAGGAAGATATGTATGATATTTTTGAGGAATATTACCAGGTGGCTTAA
- a CDS encoding ABC transporter permease, which yields MVNNKIAVIAKKEFFDSLKSKTFLIIFGIFLVLMLVSSITGINNYDKQLDQYQKLQADTQGIEENDVFSYFPEPKLTAVIFREMVSNIGIIGAIMAIILGYNAVSGEKERGNLKLLLSYPLYREDVINGKFLGKIGVLILTLAITSILSIACALVMGVNLTGSDLISITLFMVISTLYLITFLGISIFFSTVSKNGTSSILYSFMFWVVSTMIITSFSAVVSDAMVPIDDTVFYGGKVTSTDSFSITFSNTDGENVSEDGGESSFNKYQKKWKIQNTIESFLSPTQNYEQISGAVLGDDFVNIMVTDSSIQSETDMLEVLSGKISNIISMLVWAIISLIATYLVFMRQDIR from the coding sequence ATGGTAAATAATAAAATCGCTGTAATCGCAAAAAAGGAGTTTTTTGATAGTTTAAAGAGTAAAACATTCCTGATTATATTTGGAATATTCTTAGTGCTGATGCTGGTATCTTCTATAACGGGTATCAATAATTATGACAAGCAACTTGACCAGTATCAAAAACTCCAGGCTGACACTCAGGGTATCGAAGAAAACGATGTCTTCAGTTATTTTCCCGAGCCTAAACTAACAGCAGTGATATTTCGGGAAATGGTATCAAATATAGGGATAATAGGGGCAATAATGGCGATAATCCTCGGATATAATGCAGTTTCAGGAGAAAAAGAAAGAGGCAACTTGAAATTACTTTTGTCCTATCCCCTGTACCGGGAAGATGTTATTAACGGTAAATTCCTTGGGAAAATCGGGGTATTAATATTAACACTTGCCATCACATCCATACTTTCAATCGCTTGTGCGCTGGTTATGGGGGTGAACTTAACAGGATCTGACCTTATTTCTATTACGCTGTTTATGGTAATATCAACACTGTATCTCATTACTTTTTTAGGAATAAGCATATTCTTCTCAACTGTTTCTAAAAATGGGACCAGCTCTATACTTTACTCATTCATGTTCTGGGTAGTAAGTACAATGATAATAACTTCCTTTTCAGCCGTGGTTTCAGATGCAATGGTTCCAATAGATGATACGGTATTTTACGGTGGAAAAGTTACTTCTACTGATTCTTTTTCGATTACCTTTAGCAATACCGATGGAGAAAATGTAAGTGAAGATGGAGGAGAAAGCTCATTTAATAAATATCAAAAAAAATGGAAGATTCAAAACACGATAGAATCTTTCCTATCCCCAACTCAAAATTATGAGCAGATTTCCGGTGCTGTTTTAGGAGATGATTTTGTAAATATAATGGTGACCGATTCTTCGATTCAGAGTGAAACCGATATGTTGGAAGTTCTATCGGGCAAGATAAGCAATATTATCTCTATGCTTGTATGGGCGATAATTTCGCTTATAGCAACATATCTGGTTTTCATGAGACAGGATATCAGATGA
- a CDS encoding helix-turn-helix transcriptional regulator, translating into MNKKELVYAIILAASLFSLSLLLFSQGITSLSVSLSDEQPFAVAVPTMFTMNKVLIMLVLTSIGTYSLTMLTASMEVTQKTTNPTVTETVIGNQFPLYQEEDTNKVDYNKADYNNVAGNNDTPQEETETPEEPELDFEKAVSLPYKADTFSFHETGQFSFNRAEHKRKIASDLLEGDEKKLYLIVYEKKQILQSELVLESGLSKVKVSRLLQKLENKSLLIRKPYGNTNKVMIIE; encoded by the coding sequence GTGAATAAGAAAGAACTTGTGTATGCAATAATTCTTGCAGCTTCATTGTTTTCTCTCTCTTTACTTCTCTTTTCTCAAGGAATCACAAGTCTTTCTGTTTCTTTGAGCGATGAACAGCCTTTTGCCGTTGCTGTCCCAACAATGTTCACAATGAATAAAGTACTCATCATGCTTGTTCTAACTTCTATAGGAACATATAGCCTGACCATGCTTACTGCAAGCATGGAAGTAACTCAAAAAACAACAAATCCGACAGTTACAGAAACAGTAATTGGAAATCAGTTTCCACTTTATCAGGAAGAAGATACAAATAAAGTAGACTATAACAAAGCAGACTATAACAATGTGGCTGGTAACAACGATACTCCTCAAGAAGAAACCGAAACTCCTGAAGAACCGGAACTTGACTTTGAAAAAGCAGTATCATTACCATATAAAGCTGATACATTTTCATTTCATGAAACTGGTCAGTTCTCATTTAATAGAGCCGAACACAAAAGAAAAATTGCATCCGACCTGCTTGAAGGAGATGAAAAAAAATTATATTTAATCGTTTACGAAAAAAAACAGATACTGCAAAGCGAACTTGTACTTGAGTCCGGTCTTTCAAAAGTAAAGGTAAGCAGATTATTACAAAAACTGGAAAACAAATCACTCCTTATAAGAAAACCTTATGGTAATACTAATAAGGTAATGATTATCGAATAA
- a CDS encoding flavodoxin family protein: MYLQSWEVLEKAILIVRPKNRRVLQDLGNIEFEYLMLKDADLSQCHGCFVCFTTGENHCPCKDDAPAIEQKMHSADGVIFATPVYGMNVSALMKTFIDRFSYIFHRPRFFDKKALLLSTTGVPGLKEVLDYLKLVAGVWGFEISSRSV, translated from the coding sequence TTGTATCTCCAATCATGGGAAGTCCTCGAAAAAGCAATACTTATCGTGCGGCCAAAAAATAGAAGAGTATTGCAAGATCTGGGCAATATTGAATTCGAATATCTGATGCTCAAAGATGCGGATCTGTCTCAATGCCACGGCTGCTTTGTCTGTTTTACGACCGGTGAAAACCACTGCCCGTGTAAAGATGATGCACCTGCGATTGAACAAAAGATGCATTCTGCAGATGGAGTAATCTTTGCAACGCCCGTATATGGTATGAATGTTTCCGCACTCATGAAAACTTTTATCGACCGTTTCTCTTATATTTTTCATCGTCCTCGCTTTTTCGATAAAAAAGCCCTTCTTCTCTCCACTACCGGCGTTCCGGGCCTTAAAGAAGTCCTGGATTATCTGAAACTGGTAGCCGGAGTATGGGGATTTGAAATATCTTCACGTTCGGTATAG
- a CDS encoding right-handed parallel beta-helix repeat-containing protein, translated as MILLIAIVILFLSAEPSGKVVYVTTNGSGEFNCDGIDDQIEINKALAYVAENPRFKTVHLEGNTTYIISDSILIGSNTVLEGDSTAVIKLEDEADWPVEKPMITQMNSYGNHNIIIRGFEIDGNHDGNAEKERGKGYHNLIYFLDSENIQVYDVYMHDSHGDGLKVTSCSNIQFYNNAVYKLGHDALYVIYSSNIEAWNNRITCRTNSGLRIYNSNQVKFYNNTINSEGEGGAGIQIQKDGSSVIMDDIEIFNNLLYETNAAGIWITGYGSKYSKDTAKDIYIHNNRFYKTGTNQGADWAGGIVLNGFQNTIIENNLFDRCYGAAIAHKRVRAFSAPESGYTTVVKNNIIINTQPSHAAGKGYAIFNKLNNTHSFILENNCLSNNTGGNYLYANSTSDVNVDNGYIEQVSQNEPMRKEFLWSEALLAGTQSS; from the coding sequence TTGATTCTTTTAATAGCAATTGTAATTCTCTTCCTATCAGCTGAACCTTCTGGCAAGGTTGTTTATGTAACTACCAATGGCAGTGGAGAGTTCAACTGCGATGGCATCGATGATCAGATTGAGATAAACAAAGCCCTTGCTTACGTGGCAGAAAACCCTCGGTTCAAGACTGTTCATCTGGAAGGAAATACTACATACATAATATCAGACAGCATTCTTATTGGAAGTAACACAGTCCTGGAAGGAGACTCCACAGCTGTAATCAAACTTGAAGATGAAGCAGACTGGCCAGTAGAAAAGCCTATGATTACGCAGATGAACAGCTATGGAAATCATAATATTATTATAAGGGGTTTTGAGATAGATGGGAATCATGACGGCAATGCAGAAAAAGAGAGAGGAAAGGGATATCATAATCTGATTTATTTCCTTGATTCCGAAAATATACAGGTATACGATGTATACATGCATGACAGCCACGGAGACGGGCTGAAAGTTACAAGCTGTTCAAACATTCAGTTCTACAACAATGCAGTGTATAAGCTAGGCCATGATGCCCTCTATGTCATCTATTCTTCAAACATAGAAGCCTGGAACAATAGAATAACATGCAGAACAAACAGCGGATTGAGGATTTACAACTCAAACCAAGTAAAATTTTACAACAACACTATTAACTCCGAGGGAGAAGGAGGAGCAGGAATTCAGATCCAGAAAGATGGCTCATCAGTCATTATGGATGATATAGAAATCTTCAATAATCTGCTGTATGAAACCAATGCTGCAGGTATCTGGATTACAGGTTACGGGTCCAAATATTCTAAAGACACTGCAAAAGATATATACATCCATAATAACCGGTTTTACAAAACCGGCACCAATCAGGGTGCTGATTGGGCAGGAGGCATAGTACTCAACGGGTTCCAGAACACTATCATAGAAAACAATCTATTCGACAGATGCTATGGTGCAGCCATTGCCCATAAAAGAGTTAGAGCATTTTCAGCTCCCGAATCAGGGTATACTACTGTTGTAAAAAACAATATAATAATTAATACGCAGCCCAGCCATGCAGCCGGAAAAGGATATGCTATATTTAATAAGTTGAACAATACCCATTCGTTTATCCTGGAAAACAACTGTCTTTCAAACAACACAGGTGGAAATTATTTATATGCAAATTCCACATCCGATGTTAATGTTGATAACGGATATATTGAACAGGTAAGTCAGAATGAACCTATGAGAAAAGAATTCCTTTGGAGTGAAGCATTGCTTGCAGGAACGCAATCATCTTGA